In Halorussus limi, a genomic segment contains:
- the ileS gene encoding isoleucine--tRNA ligase, giving the protein MSRFGEVDDQYDPDAVEDRVFDYWDEVDAYEKATEHRADAETFFFVDGPPYTSGAAHMGTTWNKTLKDAYIRYLRMQGYDVTDRPGYDMHGLPIETKVEEQLGFENKKDIEEFGEENFIQECKEFAEDQLHGLQEDFKSFGVWMDWDDPYKTVNPEYMEAAWWGFEQAHQKGLVEQGQRSISQCPRCETAIANNEVEYEDVEDPSIYVKFPLRESSDRASGRSPREEAASDEYLVIWTTTPWTIPANTFVAVDGDVTYQRVRAEKDGEEEVLYLADGCVEEVLKKGRYSNYEIEGEVTGEEMVGWKYDHPLAEEVPDHADGEDALQVYTADYVEVDRTGLVHSAPGHGEEDFERGTELGLDIFCPVDGDGVYDDSAGKYAGQYVKDADEEIIADLEDAGLMLSSGTTTHSYGHCWRCGTGILQIVTDQWFITITDVKDQLLDNIEDSEWHPEWARDNRFRDFVEDAPDWNVSRQRYWGIPIPIWTPEDWSGDMEDVVVVGTREELAEKVDQDIDPEDVDLHKGTVDDLTITEDGTTYTRVPDVFDVWLDSSVASWGTLDYPENEDRFEELWPADLIMEAHDQTRGWFWSQLGMGTAAVGEIPYDEVLMHGYANMPDGRGMSKSKGILVDPHEVIEEYGTDPMRMFLLSSNPQGEDMRFSYDETAEMQRDLNILWNVFRFPLPYMRLDDFDPDETTLDDVDDHLELVDEWVLARLQSVVAEMTDHWEEYRQDKALDELLNFVVEDVSRFYIQVVRERMWEEEDSDSKLAAYATFYEVLTTVVALLAPYAPFVTETIYGTLTGEEGYDTVHMLDWPEVDEYWQDAQLETDVTLLRAIEEAGSNARQQAERKLRWPVTRIVVTADGERTVEAVERHRDLLADRLNAREIQIVAPDADWGELHYSAEADMSVLGPEFGDDAGRVMQALNDARVAEPTLSALEAAVADDLGEDVELTDEMVEFVTETPEGVTGVGFDTDGDQRGVVYVDTELTEDIESEGYAREVIRRVQEMRKEMDLDIEERVRLELDVADDRVADLVAERMDLVKEEVRADEVGDVEDGYRKTWDVEGVEMEIAVAALAEAEA; this is encoded by the coding sequence ATGAGCAGGTTCGGCGAGGTAGACGACCAGTACGACCCCGACGCGGTCGAAGACCGGGTGTTCGACTACTGGGACGAGGTAGACGCCTACGAGAAGGCGACGGAGCATCGCGCGGACGCCGAGACGTTCTTCTTCGTCGACGGGCCGCCGTACACCTCCGGGGCCGCCCACATGGGCACCACGTGGAACAAGACGCTGAAGGACGCCTACATCCGCTACCTCCGGATGCAGGGCTACGACGTGACCGACCGGCCGGGCTACGACATGCACGGCCTGCCCATCGAGACGAAAGTCGAGGAGCAACTGGGCTTCGAGAACAAGAAGGACATCGAGGAGTTCGGCGAGGAGAACTTCATCCAGGAGTGCAAGGAGTTCGCCGAGGACCAACTCCACGGTCTGCAGGAGGACTTCAAGTCGTTCGGCGTCTGGATGGACTGGGACGACCCCTACAAGACGGTCAACCCCGAGTACATGGAGGCGGCGTGGTGGGGCTTCGAGCAGGCCCACCAGAAGGGTCTCGTCGAACAGGGCCAGCGCTCTATCTCTCAGTGCCCGCGGTGCGAGACCGCCATCGCCAACAACGAGGTCGAGTACGAGGACGTGGAGGACCCCTCCATCTACGTCAAGTTCCCCCTTCGCGAGTCCTCGGACCGTGCGAGCGGACGAAGCCCGCGAGAAGAAGCCGCGAGCGACGAGTATCTGGTCATCTGGACCACGACGCCGTGGACCATCCCCGCCAACACCTTCGTCGCGGTGGACGGCGACGTGACCTACCAGCGGGTCCGCGCCGAGAAAGACGGCGAGGAGGAAGTCCTCTACCTCGCGGACGGTTGCGTCGAGGAGGTCCTGAAGAAAGGTCGCTACTCGAACTACGAAATCGAAGGCGAGGTCACGGGCGAGGAGATGGTCGGTTGGAAGTACGACCACCCGCTCGCCGAGGAGGTCCCCGACCACGCCGACGGCGAGGACGCGCTACAGGTCTACACCGCCGACTACGTGGAAGTCGACCGCACCGGACTGGTCCACTCCGCGCCCGGCCACGGTGAGGAGGACTTCGAGCGCGGCACCGAACTCGGTCTCGACATCTTCTGTCCGGTCGACGGCGACGGCGTGTACGACGACTCGGCGGGCAAGTACGCCGGGCAGTACGTCAAGGACGCCGACGAGGAGATAATCGCCGACCTCGAAGACGCGGGCCTGATGCTCTCGTCGGGGACGACCACCCACAGCTACGGACACTGCTGGCGCTGTGGCACCGGTATCCTCCAGATAGTCACCGACCAGTGGTTCATCACAATCACCGACGTGAAGGACCAGTTGCTGGACAACATCGAGGACAGCGAGTGGCACCCCGAGTGGGCCCGGGACAACCGCTTCCGGGACTTCGTGGAGGACGCGCCCGACTGGAACGTCTCCCGGCAGCGCTACTGGGGCATCCCGATTCCCATCTGGACCCCCGAGGACTGGTCCGGCGATATGGAGGACGTCGTCGTCGTCGGCACCCGCGAGGAGTTGGCCGAGAAGGTAGACCAAGATATCGACCCCGAAGACGTGGACCTCCACAAGGGGACGGTGGACGACCTCACCATCACCGAGGACGGCACCACCTACACCCGCGTCCCGGACGTGTTCGACGTGTGGCTCGACTCCTCGGTCGCCTCGTGGGGGACGCTCGACTACCCCGAGAACGAGGACCGGTTCGAGGAACTGTGGCCCGCCGACCTCATCATGGAGGCCCACGACCAGACCCGCGGGTGGTTCTGGTCGCAACTCGGCATGGGAACCGCCGCCGTCGGCGAGATTCCCTACGACGAGGTGCTGATGCACGGCTACGCCAACATGCCCGACGGCCGCGGCATGTCCAAGTCCAAGGGCATCCTCGTGGACCCCCACGAGGTCATCGAGGAGTACGGCACGGACCCGATGCGGATGTTCCTGCTCTCGTCGAACCCGCAGGGCGAGGACATGCGCTTCTCGTACGACGAGACCGCGGAGATGCAGCGGGACCTCAACATCCTCTGGAACGTGTTCCGGTTCCCGCTGCCGTACATGCGACTGGACGACTTCGACCCGGACGAGACCACCTTGGACGACGTGGACGACCACCTCGAACTGGTCGACGAGTGGGTGCTCGCGCGCCTCCAGTCGGTCGTCGCCGAGATGACCGACCACTGGGAGGAGTACCGCCAGGACAAGGCGCTGGACGAACTCCTGAACTTCGTCGTCGAGGACGTCTCGCGGTTCTACATTCAGGTCGTCCGCGAGCGCATGTGGGAGGAAGAGGACAGCGACTCGAAACTGGCGGCGTACGCCACGTTCTACGAGGTGCTGACCACCGTCGTCGCCCTGCTCGCGCCCTACGCGCCGTTCGTCACCGAGACCATCTACGGCACGCTCACCGGCGAGGAGGGGTACGACACGGTCCACATGCTCGACTGGCCCGAGGTCGACGAGTACTGGCAGGACGCCCAACTGGAGACCGACGTGACGCTCCTGCGCGCCATCGAGGAGGCGGGGTCGAACGCCCGCCAGCAGGCCGAGCGAAAGCTTCGCTGGCCCGTCACGCGCATCGTGGTCACTGCCGACGGCGAGCGCACGGTGGAGGCCGTCGAGCGCCACCGCGACCTGCTGGCCGACCGACTCAACGCCCGCGAAATCCAAATCGTCGCTCCCGACGCGGACTGGGGCGAACTCCACTACAGCGCCGAGGCCGACATGAGCGTCCTCGGGCCGGAGTTCGGCGACGACGCTGGCCGGGTCATGCAGGCGCTCAACGACGCCCGCGTGGCCGAACCGACCCTCTCGGCGCTCGAAGCCGCGGTCGCTGACGACCTCGGCGAGGACGTCGAACTCACCGACGAGATGGTCGAGTTCGTCACCGAGACGCCCGAGGGCGTCACCGGCGTCGGCTTCGACACCGACGGCGACCAGCGCGGCGTCGTCTACGTGGACACCGAACTCACCGAGGACATCGAGAGCGAGGGGTACGCCCGCGAGGTCATCCGCCGGGTGCAGGAGATGCGCAAGGAGATGGACCTCGACATCGAGGAACGCGTCCGCCTCGAACTCGACGTGGCCGACGACCGAGTGGCCGACCTCGTGGCCGAGCGCATGGACCTCGTGAAAGAGGAGGTCCGCGCCGACGAGGTAGGCGACGTGGAGGACGGCTATCGGAAGACGTGGGACGTGGAAGGCGTCGAGATGGAGATTGCGGTGGCAGCGTTGGCGGAAGCCGAGGCGTAG
- a CDS encoding SHOCT domain-containing protein codes for MTGTLRQRLREKATEVASTVVTGVWLAAMFTGQDWWLAALLFGYIVVVPVVELLFGDEDEAEEQWDDAGEDYAAGDDEPVRTDDADRDALETLRNRYARGELTDEQFERKLERLLDTETLEDVEDRARARDEQAEFERSS; via the coding sequence ATGACTGGGACGCTACGACAGCGCCTCCGCGAGAAGGCGACCGAAGTGGCGAGCACGGTCGTGACCGGGGTCTGGCTGGCCGCGATGTTCACCGGTCAGGACTGGTGGCTCGCCGCGCTCCTGTTCGGCTACATCGTCGTCGTTCCAGTGGTCGAACTCCTGTTCGGCGACGAGGACGAAGCGGAAGAGCAGTGGGACGACGCGGGCGAGGATTACGCGGCGGGCGACGACGAACCCGTCCGGACCGACGACGCGGACCGCGACGCACTCGAAACGCTCCGGAACCGGTACGCCCGCGGAGAGCTCACCGACGAGCAGTTCGAGCGGAAACTGGAGCGACTCCTCGACACCGAGACGCTGGAGGACGTGGAGGACCGCGCTCGCGCCCGCGACGAGCAGGCGGAGTTCGAACGCTCGTCGTGA
- a CDS encoding DUF7118 family protein: protein MSSTTEPAAAGDPSAALADADAAYRDVEERIADYGEETVETVAEAYDRATDLLDRYEGQATGTGRENFKNFIQFQEQFASLVEELPDDLPERDAFEAANDRFDKRRLSESDFAAARDRLDAAGDIAGLLDERREALAEYREARREVGRALADVREEIAERERLVELGDADLDAPVEEIRDPVESYNEAVGEAFAEFKSAASAREVLSFVAATEDYSLVGFRDPPETLREYVETKEVGTEPIADLLEYARYSNSKLDHYVEEPTALKRAVATNETYLERLDADPLRLDWPPRSAADLRWRIEDLISVVARFADDEVVADLRTVQSLVRDGDRFERLRTAAEAKTELSDDEREKVASGAVEDELAELRAEKERLEDAREEYPER, encoded by the coding sequence ATGAGTAGCACCACCGAACCCGCGGCCGCCGGCGACCCGTCCGCGGCGCTGGCCGACGCCGACGCGGCCTACCGCGACGTCGAAGAGCGCATCGCGGACTACGGCGAGGAGACCGTCGAGACGGTCGCCGAGGCCTACGACCGCGCGACAGACCTCCTCGACCGCTACGAGGGCCAAGCGACCGGCACCGGCCGCGAGAACTTCAAGAACTTCATCCAGTTTCAGGAGCAGTTCGCCTCGCTGGTCGAGGAGTTGCCCGACGACTTGCCCGAACGCGACGCGTTCGAGGCCGCCAACGACCGGTTCGACAAGCGCCGACTCAGCGAGTCGGACTTCGCGGCCGCCCGCGACCGACTCGACGCCGCGGGCGACATCGCCGGCCTGCTCGACGAGCGCCGGGAGGCGCTGGCCGAGTACCGCGAGGCCCGCCGGGAAGTCGGCCGGGCGCTCGCGGACGTGCGAGAGGAAATCGCCGAGCGCGAGCGACTGGTGGAACTGGGCGACGCGGACCTCGACGCGCCGGTCGAGGAGATTCGCGACCCCGTCGAGAGCTACAACGAGGCGGTCGGCGAGGCGTTCGCCGAGTTCAAATCGGCCGCCAGCGCCCGCGAGGTGCTGTCGTTCGTGGCCGCGACCGAGGACTACTCGCTGGTCGGGTTCCGCGACCCGCCCGAGACCCTCCGGGAGTACGTCGAGACGAAGGAGGTCGGCACCGAACCCATCGCGGACCTGCTGGAGTACGCCCGCTACTCGAACTCGAAACTCGACCACTACGTCGAGGAACCGACCGCGCTCAAGCGCGCGGTGGCGACCAACGAGACCTACCTCGAACGACTCGACGCCGACCCCCTGCGACTAGACTGGCCGCCGCGGTCGGCGGCCGACCTCCGGTGGCGAATCGAGGACCTGATTTCGGTCGTCGCCCGATTCGCCGACGACGAGGTGGTCGCCGACCTCCGGACGGTCCAGTCGCTCGTGCGCGACGGAGACCGGTTCGAGCGCCTGCGGACCGCCGCGGAGGCGAAGACGGAACTCTCCGACGACGAGCGCGAGAAGGTGGCGAGCGGCGCGGTGGAGGACGAATTGGCGGAGTTGCGCGCGGAGAAAGAGCGGTTGGAAGACGCGCGAGAGGAGTATCCCGAGCGGTAG
- the hisI gene encoding phosphoribosyl-AMP cyclohydrolase produces the protein MTDAHSADADGEGDAEAEADADFGAVELDFGETGRIPAIAQDADTGDVLMLAYVTPEAVERTRETGLAHYYSRSREELWQKGSTSGHVQHVREVRADCDGDALLYLVEQEGGACHTGYESCFYRTLDGEVVGEKAFDPDDVYE, from the coding sequence ATGACCGACGCCCACAGCGCCGACGCGGACGGCGAGGGAGACGCCGAGGCCGAGGCGGACGCCGACTTCGGAGCCGTCGAACTCGACTTCGGCGAGACCGGTCGCATCCCCGCAATCGCACAGGACGCCGACACGGGCGACGTGCTGATGCTCGCTTACGTCACCCCCGAGGCCGTCGAGCGGACCCGCGAGACCGGTCTCGCCCACTACTACTCGCGGAGTCGCGAGGAGTTGTGGCAGAAGGGTTCGACCAGCGGGCACGTCCAGCACGTCCGAGAGGTCCGGGCCGACTGCGACGGCGACGCCCTCCTCTACCTCGTCGAACAGGAGGGCGGCGCGTGCCACACCGGCTACGAGTCGTGCTTCTACCGGACGCTCGACGGCGAGGTCGTCGGCGAGAAAGCCTTCGACCCGGACGACGTGTATGAGTAG
- a CDS encoding HAD family hydrolase — protein MTYDAVLFDCDGVLAEMPDRETMVEAMRRTHERFELSAPPENVVADFFRGNLSSITERCRAAGIERDTFCAEAAREAIRAQFSEIRSGLRSLYDDVAAIRELERPLGVVSDNHPRVLSFLLRRFDLRDRFETVHGCLFTPSGLERRKPDPHNIEAAMEDLGAETALYVGDRSVDVEAADNAGIDSALLQRTGRFASETGVSPTFEVSTLWELDDVLRTETEA, from the coding sequence ATGACCTACGATGCAGTACTGTTCGACTGCGACGGCGTCCTCGCCGAGATGCCCGACCGGGAGACCATGGTCGAGGCGATGCGGCGCACGCACGAGCGGTTCGAACTCTCGGCCCCGCCGGAGAACGTCGTCGCCGACTTCTTCCGGGGCAACCTCTCGTCTATCACCGAGCGCTGTCGGGCGGCCGGAATCGAACGCGACACCTTCTGCGCGGAGGCGGCCAGAGAGGCGATCCGGGCGCAGTTCTCCGAGATTCGGTCGGGGCTTCGCTCGCTGTACGACGACGTGGCAGCAATCCGAGAGCTAGAACGGCCGCTGGGCGTCGTCAGCGACAACCACCCGCGCGTGCTCTCGTTTCTCCTGCGGCGGTTCGACTTGCGCGACCGCTTCGAGACCGTTCACGGCTGTCTGTTCACGCCGTCGGGACTCGAACGTCGGAAGCCCGACCCACACAACATCGAAGCCGCGATGGAGGACCTCGGCGCGGAGACGGCGCTGTACGTCGGCGACCGCTCGGTCGACGTCGAGGCGGCCGACAACGCCGGTATCGACTCCGCGCTCCTGCAGCGGACCGGCCGGTTCGCGAGTGAGACGGGGGTCTCTCCGACGTTCGAAGTCTCCACGCTGTGGGAACTCGACGACGTTCTCCGAACCGAGACCGAAGCGTAG
- the glmM gene encoding phosphoglucosamine mutase, whose product MKVFGSSGTRGVANEELSPEFVLKVAKAAGTVWRTERVAVARDTRATGGMLADAAASGLASVGADVDRLGIIPTPGAQAYAEREETPTVMITASHNPPEYNGVKLVGVDGVELAVEELERIEQKFLAEKFDSARWSETGDSRRVEGARREYVEELLDAVDREAIADADLTVALDPGHGAGSLTSPEFFRKLGCRVVTANSQADGHFPGRNPEPVPENLGDLGRLVEATDADVGIAHDGDADRAIFYDENGEYVEGDATLAALAAAELDPGDSVVSAVNVSQRLVDVADEQDAYLELTPIGSTNLITRIRELRNRGKSVPVAGEGNGGIFFPDFRLARDGAYTAAKFLELLAERPASEVVAPYDGYHNVRINIEYDTDAERDALLGAAERQAEESDADTTTLDGYRIDYGDAWVLARPSGTEPMVRIYAEAHDTARAEELAEEMEGQLRAAKAEV is encoded by the coding sequence ATGAAAGTGTTCGGGTCCAGTGGTACTCGCGGGGTCGCCAACGAGGAGTTGTCCCCCGAGTTCGTACTCAAGGTCGCCAAGGCCGCGGGGACGGTGTGGCGGACCGAGCGAGTGGCGGTCGCACGCGACACCCGCGCGACCGGCGGGATGCTGGCCGACGCGGCCGCCAGCGGTCTCGCCAGCGTCGGCGCGGACGTGGACAGACTCGGAATCATCCCGACGCCGGGCGCGCAGGCTTACGCCGAGCGCGAGGAGACTCCGACCGTGATGATAACCGCGTCGCACAACCCGCCGGAGTACAACGGCGTCAAACTCGTCGGCGTCGACGGCGTGGAACTCGCCGTCGAGGAGTTAGAGCGCATCGAACAGAAGTTCCTCGCCGAGAAGTTCGACTCGGCCCGCTGGAGCGAGACCGGCGATAGCCGCCGCGTCGAGGGCGCGCGCCGCGAGTACGTCGAGGAACTGCTCGACGCCGTGGACCGCGAGGCCATCGCGGACGCCGACCTCACCGTCGCGCTGGACCCCGGACACGGCGCCGGGTCGCTCACCAGCCCTGAGTTCTTCCGGAAACTCGGCTGTCGGGTCGTCACCGCCAACAGTCAGGCCGACGGCCACTTCCCCGGTCGGAACCCCGAACCCGTCCCCGAGAACTTGGGCGACCTCGGGCGACTCGTGGAGGCGACCGACGCCGACGTGGGAATCGCCCACGACGGCGACGCCGACCGCGCCATCTTCTACGACGAGAACGGCGAGTACGTCGAGGGCGACGCCACGCTGGCGGCGCTGGCGGCCGCCGAACTCGACCCGGGCGACTCGGTCGTCTCGGCGGTCAACGTCTCCCAGCGCCTCGTGGACGTGGCCGACGAACAGGACGCTTACCTCGAACTCACGCCAATCGGTTCGACCAACCTCATCACCCGCATCCGGGAACTCCGGAACCGGGGCAAGTCGGTCCCGGTCGCGGGCGAGGGCAACGGCGGTATCTTCTTCCCCGACTTCCGACTCGCTCGCGACGGGGCCTACACCGCCGCCAAGTTCCTCGAACTCCTCGCCGAGCGCCCGGCGAGCGAAGTCGTCGCGCCCTACGACGGCTATCACAACGTCCGCATCAACATCGAGTACGACACCGACGCCGAGCGCGACGCCCTGCTCGGCGCCGCCGAGCGCCAAGCGGAGGAGTCGGACGCCGACACGACGACGCTCGACGGCTACCGCATCGACTACGGCGACGCGTGGGTGCTGGCCCGACCCAGCGGTACCGAACCGATGGTCCGCATCTACGCCGAGGCCCACGACACGGCCCGCGCCGAGGAGTTGGCCGAGGAGATGGAGGGACAACTCCGGGCCGCGAAGGCCGAGGTCTGA
- a CDS encoding ribose-phosphate diphosphokinase — translation MIISGSASQALAAELAAALDEPLASVEYERFPDGELLAAAPGFAEADADRAVVVASTVSSDAHVELLQLQDAAREWGASEVVTVLPYMGYARQDAAFEAGHPVSARAVARAVSSGTDRVLTVNPHEEAVCDFFEVPAEPVDAAGRLADPLPDDLADPVFLSPDEGALDIAATVRDAYGAGETDYFEKVRHSGTEVELTPSDTDVSGRDVVVTDDIIATGSTMSGAVEILDEKGASRVFVTCVHPMLAADAYTKLSKAGVAGLYGTDTIERPVSEVSVAPAIAEKL, via the coding sequence ATGATTATCAGCGGGTCAGCTTCGCAGGCCCTCGCGGCCGAACTCGCGGCCGCACTGGACGAACCCCTCGCGAGCGTCGAGTACGAGCGATTCCCCGACGGCGAACTGCTGGCGGCCGCGCCCGGATTCGCCGAGGCCGACGCCGACCGTGCGGTGGTCGTCGCCTCGACCGTCTCCTCGGACGCTCACGTCGAACTTCTCCAGTTGCAGGACGCCGCCCGCGAGTGGGGCGCCTCGGAGGTCGTGACCGTCCTGCCGTACATGGGCTACGCCCGGCAGGACGCGGCGTTCGAGGCGGGCCACCCGGTCTCGGCCCGGGCGGTCGCCCGCGCCGTCTCGTCGGGGACCGACCGCGTGCTGACGGTCAATCCCCACGAGGAGGCGGTCTGTGACTTCTTCGAGGTGCCCGCCGAACCGGTCGACGCCGCCGGACGACTCGCCGACCCGCTTCCCGACGACTTGGCCGACCCCGTCTTCCTCTCGCCCGACGAGGGCGCGCTTGACATCGCCGCGACGGTCCGCGACGCCTACGGCGCGGGCGAGACCGACTACTTCGAGAAGGTCCGCCACTCCGGGACCGAGGTCGAACTGACCCCGAGCGACACCGACGTGTCGGGCCGCGACGTGGTCGTGACCGACGACATCATCGCCACCGGGTCCACGATGTCCGGCGCGGTCGAGATTCTCGACGAGAAGGGCGCGTCGCGCGTGTTCGTCACCTGCGTCCACCCGATGCTGGCCGCCGACGCCTACACGAAACTCTCGAAGGCCGGCGTCGCGGGACTCTACGGCACGGACACCATCGAGCGACCGGTCAGCGAGGTGTCGGTCGCGCCCGCAATCGCGGAGAAGTTGTAG
- a CDS encoding HVO_0234 family beta-propeller protein, with translation MGISIDEKRVYDASEGPTPVYVAGEFGVARVDTSDDLVGEFGLAHRCTARDAAGRDGRLAVATDEDVLVGVFGDESASDDADTDDHTEADFRALGVGPAVAVGFADDGLVAAREDGTVVREAGGDWTDLGELADVRAIDGDLVAAASGVYRVEGEDLRHAGLDGVRDVAAAGAPLAATDEGLFRLGNGWMAALDGVFRAVSAADGDIEDSDRAHAVGADGLFAREDGEWREVELPVAGEVVALDHGEGTYAVTAEGTFLLSVGDGWHHQILGLRGVEAVAAP, from the coding sequence ATGGGCATCAGCATCGACGAGAAGCGGGTGTACGACGCCAGCGAGGGGCCGACCCCGGTGTACGTCGCCGGCGAGTTCGGGGTGGCCCGCGTGGACACCTCCGACGACCTCGTGGGCGAGTTCGGACTCGCCCACCGGTGTACGGCCCGCGACGCGGCGGGGCGGGACGGCCGACTCGCGGTGGCGACCGACGAGGACGTGCTGGTCGGCGTCTTCGGCGACGAGAGCGCGAGCGACGACGCGGACACCGACGACCACACGGAGGCCGACTTCCGCGCGCTCGGCGTCGGTCCCGCCGTCGCGGTCGGGTTCGCCGACGACGGACTCGTGGCGGCCCGCGAGGACGGGACGGTCGTCCGCGAGGCGGGCGGCGACTGGACCGACCTCGGCGAACTGGCCGACGTGCGGGCCATCGACGGCGACCTCGTGGCGGCCGCGTCGGGCGTCTACCGAGTCGAGGGCGAGGACCTCCGGCACGCCGGTCTCGACGGCGTCCGCGACGTGGCCGCCGCCGGAGCGCCGCTGGCGGCGACCGACGAGGGACTGTTCAGACTGGGTAACGGCTGGATGGCGGCGCTGGATGGGGTGTTCCGGGCAGTCAGCGCCGCTGACGGCGATATTGAGGACTCCGACCGGGCGCACGCCGTAGGCGCGGACGGCCTGTTCGCCCGCGAAGACGGCGAGTGGCGCGAAGTCGAGTTGCCCGTCGCCGGCGAGGTGGTGGCGCTCGACCACGGCGAGGGCACGTACGCGGTCACGGCCGAGGGCACGTTCCTGCTCTCGGTCGGCGACGGCTGGCACCACCAGATTCTGGGCCTGCGGGGCGTCGAGGCCGTCGCCGCGCCGTAG
- a CDS encoding sodium:calcium antiporter, with the protein MRFRAVEMDMSRRGVAVGVVAVALLVAVLAVPVAPALAQNGGASGGGDGGAGGIEGAIENFAAGKGLAGAILVLAAGGLLLTACVEKLISYLTRAAFGLRVSLFALAVLFTGFEFDDTVLALVLSGGGLEGAALGTALGTGLAIVGVTLAVAAIVRPFSVDLPTDYVVLFALGPVLLVPFALAGTLTFVHGLLLVGAFVLTFGYVFVREYQRDTPVFRNTELGASVRSDGGEYERGERDPRRGAERTDGGGVALPASVAEIPEDRVVAGRTGAGWLWVSLAVLALAGIVLASMLLETGSEVVVKATGIDGTLFGATVLTAILTFEDVMLTLEPVRRGVPEIGVGNVVGSVLFSVTGNVGVVVLLSDLTISRSVLTFHLPAVVVVTALAAYFLQQGRLKRWHGYLLGGCYVAYWVLALAAFGGVPVGG; encoded by the coding sequence ATGAGGTTCCGCGCCGTGGAGATGGACATGTCACGTCGGGGGGTCGCCGTCGGGGTAGTAGCAGTCGCGTTGCTCGTCGCAGTCCTCGCGGTTCCGGTCGCGCCTGCGCTCGCGCAGAACGGCGGAGCGAGCGGCGGGGGCGACGGCGGCGCGGGCGGCATCGAGGGGGCGATCGAGAACTTCGCCGCGGGGAAGGGGCTGGCCGGCGCGATACTCGTCCTCGCGGCGGGCGGACTCCTGCTGACGGCCTGCGTCGAGAAGCTAATCAGCTACCTAACCCGCGCGGCGTTCGGACTCCGGGTGTCGCTGTTCGCGCTCGCCGTCCTCTTCACGGGGTTCGAGTTCGACGACACGGTTCTCGCGCTCGTCCTCTCTGGCGGCGGTCTCGAAGGCGCGGCGCTCGGCACGGCGCTCGGTACCGGTCTCGCCATCGTCGGCGTCACGCTCGCGGTCGCGGCCATCGTGCGGCCTTTCTCGGTAGACTTGCCGACCGACTACGTCGTGCTGTTCGCGCTCGGACCGGTCCTGCTGGTGCCGTTCGCACTGGCGGGCACGCTGACCTTCGTCCACGGTCTCCTGCTGGTCGGCGCGTTCGTCCTGACGTTCGGCTACGTCTTCGTCCGGGAGTACCAGCGCGACACGCCGGTGTTCCGGAACACCGAACTCGGGGCGTCGGTCCGCTCGGACGGCGGCGAGTACGAGCGAGGCGAGCGCGACCCTCGTCGGGGTGCGGAGCGGACCGACGGCGGCGGCGTCGCCCTGCCCGCCTCGGTCGCCGAGATTCCGGAGGACCGCGTGGTCGCGGGCCGGACCGGGGCCGGGTGGCTCTGGGTGTCGCTCGCGGTACTAGCGCTGGCGGGCATCGTCCTCGCGTCGATGCTGCTGGAGACCGGGTCGGAGGTCGTCGTGAAGGCGACGGGAATCGACGGGACCCTCTTCGGCGCGACCGTCCTGACAGCCATCCTGACATTCGAGGACGTGATGCTCACGCTCGAACCGGTCCGGCGCGGCGTTCCCGAAATCGGCGTCGGCAACGTCGTCGGGAGCGTCCTCTTCTCGGTCACGGGCAACGTCGGCGTCGTCGTGCTCCTGAGCGACCTCACCATCTCGCGGTCGGTGCTGACCTTCCACCTCCCGGCGGTCGTCGTCGTCACGGCGCTCGCGGCCTACTTCCTCCAGCAGGGCCGCCTGAAGCGGTGGCACGGCTACCTGCTCGGAGGCTGTTACGTCGCCTACTGGGTGCTCGCGCTCGCGGCGTTCGGCGGGGTTCCCGTCGGCGGGTGA